A window of the Diospyros lotus cultivar Yz01 unplaced genomic scaffold, ASM1463336v1 superscaf1, whole genome shotgun sequence genome harbors these coding sequences:
- the LOC127792760 gene encoding bidirectional sugar transporter SWEET2a-like, translating into MMDSTGLFFFTINYSFFTDAAGIAGNLFALVLFVSPFPTFRRIIRNKSTEQFSGLPYIYGLLNGLVCLWYGLPIVSNGTVIAVAVVNSIGATFQLFYIAIFIIYAEKEIRVKMMGLLLGVFGVFAAIAFASLNLFEPPERQIFVGYLSAMSLISMFASPMFVINLVIKTKSVEYMPFSLSLATFLTSFSFFLFGALKCDLFLWVPNGIGMILGIMQLVLYYYCINVYGDDSRVPLLESFV; encoded by the exons ATGATGGATTCAACTGGGTTGTTCTTCTTCACCATTAATTACTCATTCTTCACTGATGCAGCTGGAATTGCTG GAAACCTCTTTGCTCTTGTGTTATTTGTGTCACCCTT TCCTACATTCAGGAGAATTATCAGAAACAAATCAACAGAGCAGTTTTCAGGACTGCCCTACATATATGGACTCTTGAATGGCCTGGTGTGCCTATGGTACGGCTTGCCTATTGTTTCCAATGGCACTGTTATAGCAGTTGCCGTAGTCAACTCAATTGGAGCAACTTTCCAGTTATTTTACATAGCCATCTTCATTATATATGCGGAGAAAGAAATTAGG GTGAAGATGATGGGACTCTTACTAGGAGTTTTCGGTGTATTTGCTGCCATAGCATTTGCAAGCCTAAATTTGTTTGAACCTCCCGAGCGACAGATCTTCGTGGGATATTTGAGTGCCATGTCTCTCATATCCATGTTTGCTTCTCCAATGTTTGTCATC AATTTGGTGATCAAAACAAAGAGTGTTGAATACAtgccattctctctctccctcgcgaCCTTCTTGACTagtttctctttcttcttgttcGGAGCATTAAAGTGTGATCTGTTCTTATGG gtccCAAATGGAATTGGAATGATTCTCGGGATCATGCAGCTGGTGTTGTACTACTATTGCATCAATGTGTATGGCGACGACTCGAGAGTACCTCTGCTGGAGTCTTTTGTATGA
- the LOC127793214 gene encoding eukaryotic translation initiation factor 4E-2: MVEEVEISSVTEESSKNNPRAQDGVEEPEEGEIVDDDDSSSAKSMTTAVAERHPLEHSWTFWFDSPSAKTKQSAKQSDWGSSIRPIFTFSTVEDFWSVYNNIRHPSNLTVGADFHCFKNKIEPKWEDPVCANGGKWTVTFARGKSDTCWLYTLLAMIGEQFDHGDEICGVVVNVRGKQERVALWTKNAANESAQISIGRQWKQILDCNDPIGFLVHEDTKRLDRLAKNRYTV; encoded by the exons ATGGTGGAGGAAGTAGAGATATCATCAGTTACGGAAGAATCATCCAAGAACAATCCTAGGGCACAAGATGGCGTGGAAGAGCCGGAGGAGGGAGAAATCGTCGACGACGACGATTCATCCTCGGCGAAGTCGATGACCACGGCGGTTGCTGAACGGCACCCTCTGGAACACTCGTGGACGTTCTGGTTCGACAGCCCCTCCGCCAAGACTAAGCAATCCGCTAAGCAATCCGATTGGGGAAGCAGCATCCGCCCCATCTTCACCTTTTCCACTGTCGAAGACTTCTGGAG TGTCTATAATAATATACGTCATCCAAGCAATTTGACTGTGGGAGCGGATTTTCAttgtttcaaaaacaaaattgagCCAAAATGGGAGGACCCTGTTTGTGCTAATGGAGGGAAGTGGACTGTGACCTTCGCTAGAGGAAAATCTGACACTTGTTGGCTGTACACG TTGCTGGCAATGATTGGAGAACAGTTTGATCATGGTGATGAAATCTGTGGAGTGGTAGTCAATGTCAGAGGTAAGCAGGAAAGGGTTGCTCTGTGGACAAAGAACGCTGCAAATGAAAGTGCTCAG ATTAGCATTGGGAGACAATGGAAACAGATTCTTGACTGCAATGACCCGATAGGGTTCTTGGTTCAC GAGGATACAAAAAGGCTCGACAGACTTGCCAAGAACCGCTACACGGTATAA